CCCATGAATTCAAGTAGCAGACCTGGTCAGAcccatcttctccctctctttgtcaTTCATATTGGTCAGTGTAGAGTTGATATCTGCTTGCTTCAGGGGCTGAGGACTCCTAAGAAAGCCTCACTCTTTGTGTACCTCTCCCTAAATATATTGGGAAGCTGGCTTCCTGTGCATGGACCCACATGATTATCTAGccctagggttttttgtttgtttgtttgttttttgttttttgggttttttttttttcaggaaagtcACACATGGCCACCTTCATGGAAAGCCATATGTCTACAGCTTCAAAGCTAGGCTAGGTGTTTCACATTCCATGTGGGTGAATCTTGGAATCAGCCACCATCAAAGAGCATATGGGAATCCAGGGTAGGATAGGCCTCTCCTTCAGAAGTGGGTGTTCCTGATcaaggggactttttttttttttccttttcttttgttttggagctggggaccaaacccagggccttgtgcttgctaggcaagcgctctaccactgagctaaatccccaaccctcaaggGGACTTTTTAGATATgaagtgtttatatgtgtgtgcaggggcCATTTCCAGGGTGATTTTGCCATCCCTCTCTAGATGCATGTTTGTCTAGTAAGGGACTCTGAGAAATAGATGGTCTAGAAAGAGGGCCCAGTACTCCTGGAAGGAGCCCAAGCATGACCTCTGTAATAAAGCTCTAGCTAGAGGACTTAAAGGAACATCTATGTATCTCTGCCTCTATACTTATAGAGGATAGGGCCCCGAGTGCAGCTCTCCTCACACCAGTATTTGAGGTATGTAATTCTTAAGGCTTGAGCACTGCCTTGGTCACTAACCCTATGCCTAAGCCAGGTCTACTGGAGAAGCAGAGTAGGTGTGTCACGGTGCTGTCCCCCTTAGGAACTATCTGCTGGGTTCTGTAATGTATCTACACAGGTGTCAGCCCTGCAGTCCTCCCCAAGTGAAGAATACTGTCCTGGGCAGTGCTTAGGTTTGCAGAAGAAAAACTGCCATGCAGGTTGGAGGATGGTGATATCTGGGAGCCCAgttggaaggagggagggcagtggTGTGGCTAAGGCAAAAACAAAGtaatctctgtgtctgtgtttataggAAACATTGTTGTTCCTTATGCAGGGACGCGGAAACCCTtgtaaagaaaaaagtttaattaaaaattaaatatattgtattatatatgtatatatatatataaaggcaaAGTAAAAAATACAGTCTCGTTCTAGAAAATACATAGCAGGAAAGAATTAGATGAttcaaaaacaaccctgacagAGGCTGCTAGCAAGTCCAGGGCCTGAGGTTCCTAGGGAAGGCCCAACTCACAGGAGCCCCCAGAAGGAGGTGTGTGAATGAGGAGGCGACAGAAGTGGCACGCTTAGGCCACCAGCTCTAAAGGCTGCTGCATACTCTAACATACATATGcgaaaggaaggaaacaggcaAGGCCCTGCCACTTGGCCACATGCAGAAGCAGTGGAGGGCAAGGAGGACAGTGTCTAGCCTGAGATGCAAGCGCTGTAATAGACCGCGCTGCTGGCGTCAGACAGTGCAGAAATGAGGCTGCTTTCCTCTGGACAGGACATGGCACGCGGACCTAGTTTGGCCAGTGCCACATGGTAGGGGAGTGCAGTGGCATCCGGTCGAGTCCGGCTGCAATTGAGATACTGATCGAATTCGGTGAGGTCCACATCGGCCCAAAGGTCGGCGGTAGGCTCCAATTGCTCTGTGCCCTCAAGAGACGGGGCCTCAGGTGGTGGTGACAGAGGATTGGGAAACGGGCCCGGAGTGCCCAGGGTGCCATAGTAGAGGCCCGCGAGCGGCGCGGCAGGCGGCGCTGTCCTGAGCGCCTCAGCCAGGGATGACCCATAGCAGAAGCTCGGGTCCCGTGCCAGCTCGGGGGCATAGGGCGCCCGGAAAGCCCGCAGAGCGCAGTCCTCGGGCGCCAAAGGCGGTGGGAAGAAGGAGGCCTCGCCAGACTCCAGGCCGTCCAGAGGCGAGCGCTCGGGCGTGGGTAGCCCCAAGCCATCGAACTCCGCACCCAGAGTGGGTAGCTCGCGGAAGGAGCGAGCTGAGCCTGATGCTGCAGCGAAGGGTTCGGGCGGCGCAGACGGCTGCACGAGACCCGGGAGCAAGAGGCCAGGCTCCAGCCTCCGGACCTTGCGCGCCTGTTTTTTGCGGCGAGGCCGGTACTTGTAGTTGGGATGGTCGCGCAAGTGCTGCACACGCAGCCGTTCGGCCTCTTCCACGAAGGGCCTCTTCTCCGCCGTGTTCAGCTCCTTCCACGCTTTGCCTATAGGCGAAGGAAGCCTGTTAGTGGACCAACGTCGGGCGCACGACTAGCCAACCCGGCGTGCACCTTGGGCGCGCGGCGGGAAACATGGCACAGACCCCTGTGACTGGCCCTGAAACCCCGAATCCCGACCTCCTTCTAAGTCCCCTCCCTTGCCGCCCCTCTATGCGTTCGAGGCTCTCACCCAGCATCTTGCTCAGCACTGCGTTGTGGAGATCCGGATTTTGTTGCGCCAGTCGCTTGCGCTCGTCCTTCGCCCACACCATAAAGGCGTTCATGGGCCGCCGGATGCGCAACTCGTCGGCCGTTTGGCGCTCTCCGCGGCCAAAGCCATAGCGCCCTGATTCGGGGCTGCGCGGTGGGCTCCGCGGAAGGCTGGACGGCGAGGCAGGCGAGGTGGGCGAGACGTTGGTGATGGGGAGGCCGCGCGGCTCAGCAGCGGCCCCGAGTCCGGGGGTCCATGCACAGTCGCGGCGGGAGGGCGGGTCGTCCTGTGCGCCGTAGCCGGGCGGCGATCTCTGCATTCCAGCTGGGCAAGGCCTGGGCAGAACGCAGCGCGGGAGCGCAGGAGACAGTGGCGGGCACTGCGAAGCCAAGTACGGAGGTCTGACGGACGTCGGGTGGAGACAATGGGGACGTGGTAGCTTGGTGCCAGGAAGGCATCCCAGATATAGTGACACCGAACCAATCCGCAGCAGAGCTAGCGGACCGGGGCGGGGCTGCCCCCCTCTGCGGtggctccctttcttcttcccggCAGGATCCAGCTGAGGCCTCCCCAGCGCAGAGCCCCCCGTTCGCGCCCAGTGTCTCAAAAGAAGAGACCCCCGTGTGGGAGAGGACTGCTGGTGTGGGCTAGGGCTCAGAAGGGGTCCTCCAGGGTTTTCAGGTTTCAGAGGCTCTCTGGCACCCCACCCACAGAAACAGACCCGTGGGCAGTAATGACGGGAGGGGGCAGAGGCTTTAGATAGGATGAAGGGAGATTTATTTTAGCACCAAGTTCTAGGGAAGTACTTTCATCCTGCGCCTTGGGAAAAAGAATGGGATTTGGCGATGTTCGTGCCCCTTCTCGTGGGTTGACCCTCCCAGATGCTGAAGAAATGatgaatcttctctctctctctctctctctctctctctctctctctctctctctctctctctctctctctctctctctcccatacccAAACTCTGGGACAAGGCAGAAGAACTGGTCCTGGCCCACAAGGAAAAGGTAAACTGGTGGGCACAGGGCATAACCAGTCCCTGCTCCTCAGAATCGGTATGTGGGCTGCTATAGCAGGTTTCCCTTCCCTGGGCAAGACAGCGGTTCCAGGAAAAGACAAGGGCCTAAGCAGGTGAGGCAGAGGAAAACTGGGAGTTTTCCAAAGGAGCCCtcattcatttttccctttttatctgTCCAACCTCTCCACTAGGAAAGGATCTGGGCCCTAGAAACTGATGGCTTTCTCCTGAGAGCTGCCTCCTTTCCATTGCCAAGTGTAACTTCATAGGGGAAAATCCAACGCCCTTGGCAGCTGTCTGTGACAAGTCAGAAACTCCATCTACCCGTACCCTGGGCACTCTGCAACCTTCCCTATCGTGTGAGGACATCCCACGTGGAGCATTGAAAGAGAGAGCCTGTGTGTCTTCTGGGACCTTGTGCTTCTCCTGAATAATCCCCTGCTTTTTGAACACCTTTGCCTTGGAGAGATCCCAGCGTTCCCCAGAGTTTCTCAGGATGGTGATTATCactacctatttttttttcatgtcgaTATGGTAATAAAGGGCACATTAGAGGCTCTGCACCTGCTTCAGTAGCATGAATTCTGAGCAGTGTGGAAGCATTGGAGCAGCTCAATAATTTCTCAGAAGGCAGGCAGTGGTGTGGACACCAAGGTAAAAATGCCTTCAGGACCCCGCCAGTGGTCAGCTCCCTTTTGCCAGGTCTAGGTAGGTGGGTAGTCTGAACGGCTGGTACAGGAGGGCGGTGAGTGAGGACATGAAGAGCTATGTGaagattttcattttgagaatgaacaaaaaaagaactaGAGGTAGCGGCCGGAGCatgggtcagtggtagagtgcttgtctgacATGCAAAAGGTCCTATTTTCCATGACATAGCCTCACTTCCATCACTTTTTGTCAAAAACTACCTTTACTCCATGGCTATGGGCACAGGCTGGGGTCCTAGAGCTTGACTTAACCAGGGAAGTAACTATTTTGAGATGATGTTCACTGGGGCTCTAGAAAAGGTTCTTCAGAGTCTTTTGCCACAGCCTCCCAtagtggggtgggcttggagttCTGTGATAGCTCAGAATCAGCCTCATGCTCTGAACAGAGCATCCAGCATTAGCTCATTGTTCCCCTCCATGACCCTCCTGCAGTCACTGCTCCTGGCACCAGACAATGACCCTCCTCTTAGTCAAGCTGTGGCTCAGATGTCAGGCTGTTATATCCTGTGAGCTGGGCAGGAGCCTGCTGGGTGCTCCCTTTTCTCTGTAGGGTCAGGCTAACCCTCACTGCCCACTGCTTGGCAACAGTGGTGCTGGCAGTTCCCCCCTTCCAGATGGGACAACAATGGGGGAGGTGACTTCAGTCTGCCAGCAGGGTGGCCCTGACCCTGgagccccagggctggagagactccCCAAGGCTGTACAGGGCTGCTGTGGGTGTGGCCAGCTGTGTTAGGAGAGTGACATTCCATGTGAATGTCTGCGTCTGTGTGTggtctacatgtgtgtctgtgtctgtcaggtTCCCAGGGTGTGGGGTGAGGTAGTCCCTAATGCTAGAGACTGGCTGGGTCCTTGGGAGTCCAGACACGATGGATTCTCTtataaggggataggaactcggGTTGAGGACTGAAAGTcctactcaggaaaaaaaaaatgccctcagTATTCAAGGAAGGGATCCCTAAGGCTTCTTTTTTAGATGAGCAGCCCTAGCTTTAGccaaagggagaaaggaaattcTGCTGCTGGAACTCCACTTCAGTGCTCTACTTGGCTCAGATAGACACTTACCCATGACAGGAGCTCGTCTATAGCCCCAGCCCCTAGAACGTTGGAATGGTAGGGCAAACCTTTCCTGCCAGGATGGGGCTAGCTTAGGTGTCAAGAGAACCCTATGCTCCTATCTTCCCTGCCTACACCCActccccttcctcagcctccccaggccACTATGAAGTCTACAAAGGATTCTGGGTAGTTCCCCTTAGTGGCTATGGTGGGGGATTGGCTTGGCTCTGCTCCGCCTGGGGGTGGTGAGACCTCCCAAGCATTGCCTGGGCACAGACCTCCCAGGCACCCACCAGACAGCTCTGGCTGCTGTACAACAGTGAGGCTGGGACCAATTACAAAGTCCTGCAGGGCTTGGACCCTCCCACTCccaaagggtggggtggggtccctGTCTGAGGGCAGTGGAGCTCCAGGTGGATGACTCTTCTTTGCTAGCAGCCTTCTGGTTCAGACCCTCCTTTCAGCACACCATTCTTGACTCCAAATCTTGCTGACCTCCCAGTCTCTGGTGGCTGGATTTGGGGGAATATGAAGCGAGGGTCAACCTTTACTTCTTTCCTGGGGTCACAGCCTTTGGCAGAGTCTGATGCCTTAGAATATCAGGCACATGTGACTCTCAGGCATGAACAGGTCTGGTTTAGATGAGTTAGGCCCTAGCCTAACAGATCCTTAGGCTAGGTTTGCACTGTGCTAGGTTTCTGAAAACTTTCTTTTGGGAAAGGGCATATTTAGGAGACAGGGGCTGCCTTGGTTTTATGGGTATATGCAGCAAGCAATATGGATAGGTGTATGAATGTGTAGAAATAGTTTCAAACGTTGGGTTCTTGGTAAAGTTCACAGATCCAGACCCCAGTCATGAAGCCAAACAGTCCCACTCAGAGCATGGTGGGAATGGGGATGTTGGGAAGAATGGGTGTCAGGTTGGTGGAGGGGTGGCTTGTACAGTTCAAGTGGTAGCTGCTGTAGGTTGAAGAATGATGCTCACTCATGCAGTTgtgaagagatggcttggctCTCATTCATTCTGTGCCCTTTGGCCAGGAGAACTAGGTGGGAACAACAGGAATAGGAGAAGCAAATGCAACCTAGTACTGCAGGGTCACCATGGTTGGAGGCAGACCAGGGTGCTATGGAGATTTGGGAGCAACCAATATGCAACGGAGGGGCTTCTGTGGGTGGGCCAGGGGTCATATATGTTTTGAAGGATGTTTCAGAATTTCAGAGTTATATTGTGGTGGGCATGTGGGTTCACAGGGTGTCATCACAGGCATCGTGCATTTTCAGGGTCACTGGATGAGACATGGTGGGCTGTCAGGTGGGCTGTCAGAGAGCGGGATGGGGCTGCTGTTCCACATTTTGAAGTGTTCTAGTCCAGGATGGCTGCGTAGTCAACTCATGTCCTTCAAAGTAGTCTCCTACTGTGTGCGGGCCTCTGCAGCAACACAGAGCTCCTTCTCTGCAGGGGCTCCATGGGAACCTGGCTGAGCTGCTGGGCTACTCATGGGTTTCCGTGGCGACAACAGGGCGGGGCCAGGAAACAGCCGCTCAGGAAGGAAGGCTGGCCTTCGGGCCAGAGAGAACCTACTGGGCGGAGGAGGCGCCAGACATTCTGTCCAgtttccccaacccctgctggcCGGTGCTCTCGCCCATTCCGTTGGCCTCACCCACGGCCCCGCCCCCACACCTCAGGACTGCCGGTCTTTACATAAATAGTTACTTTTATTCTCCCCTAGGTGCCTGGCTTGGGTTTGTGGACGTCGCTGTCTTTGTTCTCATGAGTGCATCGGTTCCCTTGGTGGTCCTTTGTCTATAAGGGACTAACTGCAGACAATCGCGGGTCTCTTAGGCTTCTGGAGTGCAGTACTAATCCCGAATGCCCTGCCATGTTGGGCTGGCCCCTCCCTGCTTTGACAGATTGGTAAATGAAGATAAAAGGAGACTAAGGCAGAGAGAACAtctatctcctcttcctccctattcttctccctctctcctttttcttcctctttttttctcttccacctcctctttggtttttctttcttttttttttccggagctgagaaccgaacccagggccttgcgcttgctaagcaagcgctctaccactgagctaaatccccaaccccagtttggtttttcaaaacagggtttctctgcatatccctggctgtcctggaactagctctgtagatcaggctgtcctggaactcatagagatccacctgttggaattaaaggcatacactaccacTGCCGgggcattttccttctttttaaaaaatgttgctaACTGGAGTAGGCATGGTTGCCTGCCTGGTCTATGAactgagttacaggacagccagggctatgtagagacaccttgttttaaaaacaaaaaacaaagaaacaaagcaaaacaaactaagATGGCtttggaactctctgtgtaactcaggctggcttctgccttctgagttgtGGGATTGTAGGTGTAGTGTCACACCCAGCtttgcatgttttgtttttgttttgttttgtttttctcctttttcttttcctgactgTTGACAAGTAGCTTTGGTGGGGAACCAGCTGGCTATGTTTAGGGACTTCCACTCTCCTTTGCTCAGAGACAGGATTTATTCTTTTGGTACTGAGCCCCCTGCTGGCACCAGATTGTCCTCTGAGATGGGAAattggaaaagaacaaaaaacctcAGTTCTTGCTGTAAGATGTTTCCGTTCTGGGAGTAGAAAGgctaaaaatcaataaatccaCAAATAAGCCAGTATCAAGAGTACTAGCTGTGAAAGGGGCTCTATCAGTATCTACAGCCTTTTTTTCATGAGTGGCTTTTGAGCCCAAACCtgaaagaaacaagaggaaaCCATACAAGTAGCATGTTACCTACACAGATGGGGAGCTGTTTAAAGCCACTGAATTTAAAAAGGGGTCAGGCGTATGGAAGGGCAGGGGTAAAGCATGAGGGTCAAGAGGCCCAATGGAACCTGGAAGGATCTTGCTTCTTCCTCTGAGAACTGGGAAGACTTTTCAGTAACTTAGCATCCTATAGGCTCAGCATAGCTTTGCTCCTGCAGCAGCTTAGCTATGATTGACTTTGTCCAGGTTGATCTTCTCAGGACACCAGGACAATTCCACAGGTTTGTTGCCTCTGAGTCAGACCTCCATGTTTCATCCATTGCCTCTGACCCCGTGGCTGCCTGGGGCTCCTCAGGGTAGGAGGGTGGAGTGGCCGCCAGGCTGGCGGgctggcaggggaggggggcagcATTTCTGGGAATTGTGTCAGGGAAGCACATTGTTAGAGCAAGCCTGTAGCTAAGGCCTCACTGGCCTCTGGGGgatgcctcctgcctccctagcACTGCCTCTTGAGGGAGGAAGCTGGGTCCTGGCCAGGCTGTGGGCTGGTGGGGGACTTTCCAAACAGACATTTCCATAAGCCTAGGGCTCttcccattctgtagactaggagactgaggctcagagagctcGCAGCTACACAGACAAAACCAATATCCACATGCCTACCTTCTTCCACTTCCTACTTCATATGCCTAGAGACCCTTTTATCTGTCACTGGTCACTGCCTTGTCTGACAACAGAAGCCAGTGTCCAAGGAGGGTCTACAGTGGGACTGGCTGTGGTTGTAGATCCACAGGGCCCTATGGTGGAGACCTGAAATCCCCCCCAAATGGGCAGAGGACCTCAGAACTGCATGCAGGGGAGGGATTATCATATGGTGACAGGGTTAGGACCTCCTGGAGCTTAGGATGCCTCCCAGTCTGTGATGATTGGAAAAGAAACAAGGGGCTCCGTGTGAGCTTGGCAGTGTGAGTCTTCCCACCCACCACCGCCCTGCCTTGGCCAGAGGGGAAGCATTCAGGCCGCCACTGGGGTCACGGCCAGCTCTGGGCAGACATGGATGGGGGGCAGGGATcacaaataggaaaataaatggcTTGGGCTTCCGCCATTTCCTGAActgaggaagggggggagggcagGCTTTGGGTCAAAGGTGCAGTTGGTCTGGTGGGGCAGACCGTGGGGATGTCCCATGATCCTACCTCATTAGAACATTGCCTGGCGTTTTCAGACCTTCAGGCTGGGATATCTCCATTCCAAGGTCCCTAGGATAGGGTTGTATTGCTCACCGAGGACTCCTGGAGTTGGAGATCCACTTCAGGGGCAGACTCTTAAGAAATATTGGGAGTATATATGTGTGCCCCAGGAAGGTTGGGtgcaaaagccattggtgaacTGTCAAGATGCCTTATCTAGTATTTCTGGGAACTTGGGGAAGCCCCCAGTAATAGATGGGACAAGATAGATAGGCAAGGCTGTCTCCCAGAAGCCTTCTTTCCTGCCTGGGAAACTTCCTATCTCCAATCCAGACAGGTGTGTCCTCCACCACCTTCAGAGGGCTGGGGTACAGGACAATACCACACTGGAGTGAACACCTGGGTGAATCTATGGTCTAGATATTTGGTTGGGAGGTTCCACTGAAGATAAAGCTCCGAGAATCAGcaaggtgtgtgggggtggggcaggcggGGAAGAGTCTGGGGTGGGAGGTGACTTCTCTGGTCAAGGGCCAGGAGGTTGGATTTGGATTTGGGTCTGGGATCAggactttctgtttgtttctgaaaCAAGTGTCTCATATACATAtctgaagataaccttgaacttctgatccacctgtctctaccacgcaagtgctgggagtacaggagGGTACCTGTGACGCCTGGTTTGTATACAGTATggtggatggaacccagggcctcctacaTGCTAAACAgacactaccaactgagccattccCCAGCTCAGTTTTCTAAGGCTAGAATGTGGACACATCTGGCTGCTAAGTACCAACCCCACAAGTGAGGACTGCTCAGGACTGAACACATCTTTGATCTGGCTTCTTTGTGACCATAGCTCCCCTGCTGGTGATCTACTGGATTTTCCTCAGGAAAGATCCTGTGCTTGAGAGGGTACGTGGGTGACTCCTGCCACCTATAGGCTGCTGTTGCTCATCACTGGGACCAGTCAGAGCTGGGACTACTCAGTAGGCAGTCCTTTCATGGGGTCAGTCA
The DNA window shown above is from Rattus rattus isolate New Zealand chromosome 5, Rrattus_CSIRO_v1, whole genome shotgun sequence and carries:
- the Sox18 gene encoding transcription factor SOX-18, which codes for MQRSPPGYGAQDDPPSRRDCAWTPGLGAAAEPRGLPITNVSPTSPASPSSLPRSPPRSPESGRYGFGRGERQTADELRIRRPMNAFMVWAKDERKRLAQQNPDLHNAVLSKMLGKAWKELNTAEKRPFVEEAERLRVQHLRDHPNYKYRPRRKKQARKVRRLEPGLLLPGLVQPSAPPEPFAAASGSARSFRELPTLGAEFDGLGLPTPERSPLDGLESGEASFFPPPLAPEDCALRAFRAPYAPELARDPSFCYGSSLAEALRTAPPAAPLAGLYYGTLGTPGPFPNPLSPPPEAPSLEGTEQLEPTADLWADVDLTEFDQYLNCSRTRPDATALPYHVALAKLGPRAMSCPEESSLISALSDASSAVYYSACISG